One segment of Streptomyces sp. NA02950 DNA contains the following:
- a CDS encoding TetR/AcrR family transcriptional regulator produces MSAEDGSTTPGTVRPGGRTARTRAAVRDAVLTGLAEHGYPGLTVEYVAERSGVHKTTLYRRWGSVEGLVTDALDLAGEDAWTPPDTGSLDGDLRALAHEVTDTFGDASAAAAPIAFIAAAFQSESTAEALRGFYAERFARCETVVQRAVERGEAPPGTDAAAVVRAVSAPLFFRAVVTREPLDAPLAARTAAAVAAAVRAGGYLPATSPEPADRPGSADRD; encoded by the coding sequence TTGTCCGCAGAAGATGGCTCCACCACACCGGGCACTGTCCGACCGGGCGGGCGCACCGCCCGTACCCGCGCCGCTGTCCGCGACGCCGTGCTGACCGGGCTCGCCGAGCACGGCTACCCCGGGCTGACCGTGGAGTACGTCGCCGAGCGCTCCGGCGTCCACAAGACGACGCTCTACCGGCGCTGGGGCAGTGTCGAGGGGCTGGTGACGGACGCACTCGACCTCGCGGGCGAGGACGCCTGGACGCCCCCCGACACCGGAAGCCTCGACGGCGATCTGCGCGCTCTCGCCCACGAGGTCACCGACACCTTCGGCGACGCCTCGGCCGCCGCGGCTCCGATCGCCTTCATCGCGGCCGCGTTCCAGTCCGAGAGCACGGCCGAGGCGCTGCGCGGCTTCTACGCGGAGCGGTTCGCCCGCTGTGAAACCGTCGTACAGCGGGCGGTCGAACGCGGTGAGGCCCCACCCGGCACCGATGCCGCGGCGGTCGTGCGGGCCGTGTCCGCCCCGCTGTTCTTCCGGGCGGTGGTCACCCGCGAACCCCTCGACGCGCCGCTCGCCGCCCGGACGGCGGCGGCTGTCGCCGCCGCCGTCCGGGCGGGGGGCTACCTCCCGGCCACATCACCGGAACCGGCCGACCGACCAGGGTCGGCCGACCGCGACTGA